From one Balaenoptera acutorostrata chromosome 6, mBalAcu1.1, whole genome shotgun sequence genomic stretch:
- the HSPA5 gene encoding endoplasmic reticulum chaperone BiP yields the protein MKLSLVAAVLLLMLGAARPEEEDKKEDVGTVVGIDLGTTYSCVGVFKNGRVEIIANDQGNRITPSYVAFTPEGERLIGDAAKNQLTSNPENTVFDAKRLIGRTWNDPSVQQDIKFLPFKVVEKKTKPYIQVDVGGGQTKTFAPEEISAMVLTKMKETAEAYLGKKVTHAVVTVPAYFNDAQRQATKDAGTIAGLNVMRIINEPTAAAIAYGLDKREGEKNILVFDLGGGTFDVSLLTIDNGVFEVVATNGDTHLGGEDFDQRVMEHFIKLYKKKTGKDVRKDNRAVQKLRREVEKAKRALSSQHQARIEIESFYEGEDFSETLTRAKFEELNMDLFRSTMKPVQKVLEDSDLKKSDIDEIVLVGGSTRIPKIQQLVKEFFNGKEPSRGINPDEAVAYGAAVQAGVLSGDQDTGDLVLLDVCPLTLGIETVGGVMTKLIPRNTVVPTKKSQIFSTASDNQPTVTIKVYEGERPLTKDNHLLGTFDLTGIPPAPRGVPQIEVTFEIDVNGILRVTAEDKGTGNKNKITITNDQNRLTPEEIERMVNDAEKFAEEDKKLKERIDTRNELESYAYSLKNQIGDKEKLGGKLSSEDKETMEKAVEEKIEWLESHQDADIEDFKAKKKELEEIVQPIISKLYGSAGPPPTGDEEPADKDEL from the exons ATGAAGCTCTCCCTGGTGGCTGCGGTGCTGCTGCTGATGCTCGGCGCGGCGCGGCCAGAGGAGGAGGACAAGAAGGAGGACGTGGGCACGGTGGTCGGTATCGACCTGGGCACCACGTACTCCTG CGTCGGGGTGTTCAAGAACGGCCGCGTGGAGATCATCGCCAACGATCAGGGCAACCGCATCACGCCGTCTTATGTGGCCTTCACTCCTGAAGGGGAGCGTCTGATCGGCGATGCAGCCAAGAACCAGCTCACCTCCAATCCTGAGAACACGGTCTTCGACGCCAAGCGGCTCATCGGCCGTACGTGGAACGACCCGTCTGTGCAGCAGGACATCAAGTTCTTGCCTTTCAAG gtggttgaaaagaaaactaaaccgTACATTCAAGTTGATGTTGGAGGTGGGCAAACAAAGACATTTGCTCCTGAAGAAATTTCTGCCATGGTTCTCACTAAAATGAAGGAAACTGCTGAGGCTTATTTGGGAAAGAAG GTTACTCATGCAGTTGTTACTGTACCAGCCTATTTCAATGATGCCCAACGCCAGGCAACCAAAGATGCTGGAACTATTGCTGGGTTGAATGTTATGAGAATCATCAATGAGCC TACAGCAGCTGCTATTGCTTATGGCCTGGataagagggaaggggagaagaacATCCTGGTGTTTGACTTGGGTGGTGGAACCTTTGACGTGTCTCTTCTCACCATTGATAATGGTGTCTTTGAAGTCGTGGCCACTAATGGAGATACTCATTTGGGTGGAGAAGACTTTGACCAGCGTGTCATGGAACACTTCATCAAGctctacaaaaagaaaactggcaaAGATGTTCGGAAAGACAACAGAGCTGTGCAGAAACTACGGCGTGAGGTAGAAAAGGCCAAACGGGCCCTGTCTTCTCAACATCAAGCAAGAATTGAAATTGAGTCCTTCTATGAAGGAGAAGACTTCTCTGAGACCCTGACTCGGGCCAAATTTGAAGAGCTAAACATG GACCTGTTCCGTTCTACCATGAAGCCTGTCCAGAAAGTGCTGGAAGATTCTGATTTAAAGAAGTCTGATATTGATGAAATTGTTCTTGTTGGTGGCTCTACTCGAATCCCAAAGATTCAACAACTGGTTAAAGAGTTTTTCAATGGCAAGGAGCCATCCCGTGGCATAAACCCAGATGAGGCTGTAGCGTATGGTGCTGCTGTCCAGGCTGGTGTACTCTCTGGTGATCAAGATACAG GTGATCTGGTATTGCTTGATGTATGTCCCCTTACACTTGGTATTGAAACCGTGGGAGGTGTCATGACCAAACTGATTCCAAGGAACACTGTGGTGCCCACCAAGAAGTCTCAGATCTTCTCTACAGCCTCTGATAATCAGCCAACTGTTACCATCAAGGTCTATGAAG GTGAACGACCCTTGACAAAAGACAATCACCTTCTGGGAACTTTTGATCTGACTGGAATTCCTCCTGCTCCCCGTGGGGTTCCACAGATTGAAGTCACCTTTGAGATAGATGTGAATGGCATTCTTCGAGTGACAGCTGAAGACAAAGGTAcaggcaacaaaaataaaatcacaattaCCAATGACCAAAATCGCCTGACACCTGAAGAAATTGAAAGGATGGTCAATGATGCTGAGAAGTTTGCGGAGGAAGACAAAAAGCTCAAGGAGCGCATTGACACCAGAAATGAGTTGGAAAGCTATGCCTACTCTCTAAAGAATCAGATTGGAGATAAAGAAAAGCTGGGAGGTAAACTTTCCTCTGAAGATAAGGAGACCATGGAAAAAGCCGTAGAAGAAAAGATTGAGTGGCTGGAAAGTCACCAAGATGCTGACATTGAAGATTTCAAAGCTAAAAAGAAGGAGCTAGAAGAAATTGTTCAGCCAATTATCAGCAAACTCTATGGAAGTGCAGGCCCTCCCCCAACTGGTGATGAGGAACCAGCAGACAAAGATGAGTTGTAG